In the genome of Rhopalosiphum padi isolate XX-2018 chromosome 1, ASM2088224v1, whole genome shotgun sequence, the window ttctacttagtCATTTCCGTATTTTTTACTATGTATTTATGTCCAAATTAGCTGCGATATTATCGTTTTGAGCTTTTAAATTTAGGACTTTATTTCTGATGTTGATTACGATGTCACTAGTCGCTACAATGGGAATTATCTcgaatactaataatagtatttagagAATCAGTAAATGTGAATATGTTGTTGGTTGGTAAAATTTTCAGTATATTTAAgagcttttataatataactattatttattaacgatAGTTTTAGTGGTATGGATTGAGaattttttttccgtttatattatgttttgttagtttttcatctttgtcaataataatattattatagttgatcGTATGccaaatgtaatacatattaactataaaatttatattctatgaattattctaataaatgctcaaatagtattttatacatcttatacaatatatttgatataacaacaaatatgtttttaagtgtaggtaacaaaaaataattaaaatcccaTGACCGTACCCGAAATTCGAATAATCTTGTAAATAAAAGAATTACTCTTGAAATACGAGTTAAGTATCTgtgaattaaattaagttaaacaaACTGGTAAAGTAAAATGGGTAATGTAGACTGGGACTCTCTTTTGGATACTAGTTACGCCACCGGCTATTCAGCTTTGAGCTTTTAAAGTTTTGTATACGCTCATCGATGACAGCGAGTCAGCTCCActttttttgtcaaaatgtttgtattatctaaactttaaattttcactaaagatttatattaccattttcattatattacaaaattttaacttattttgtgCTATTTATTAGGCAtgctaaattttcaattattttttataaatttcgatAAAACGTTATTCACTaggtcaaaattcttgaaaatataatagaatattacacATAAGTAAAATTCATactgaaaccataaaatataagaaatagaTAAAcacgattattttttatagatattttaagttcaaatttggaaaaaattacttatttaaacaataaataatggtgccaactaatattaatttaaaaaaattattcgtgaAAACTTTACTGTACACAACgaaattataagataatatatattatgttaagaatCTATTTTTGGtgttttacggtatttaaaaaaaaactaaagagataaaattaaatatttcgagttatataaatgtttataatatggcataaatgtaaattattataataattaaagactGCATTATCCAAGTAAATACTATATCAACTTaccattatactaaaaataaaataaatggctTTAAAagctatgtataaaaaaaacatatcatgaaatatacttggCGATATTGTAGAATATATAAGCTGACATACCATTTTCACTAAGAtcgttttcgtatacaatggtatattattgaattcaaatctaACGCATAATAGTTAACTTCTCAACACCTAATTTACAGCAGAGCAGTGCCCacttgactatttttttttttttttaattctacatTGTATATGGTTATATCAGAATTATTAACTTttctgtaattttattttaacatataaatcaaataattcatattacaataaaacaaatatataatcataatagcaagaataaatttataaataaacattcaatTTCTAGTATAAAAAAACTCCTATAAAATGTTAGTTTTCAAattgcaatataaaaaaacttgttgattaatttcgtttaaacaatgtagaaattaattaaattaaagatagaTTGCatacacaaattaattataaattatattatattatattactcttCTTATTGTGTGCAAAATTACTAAAtacatatagtaaataaaatattaattttatattttgactttAGGAATTTCCTTATGTAATGATGcatcttgaaaaaaattatacaggAAATGCGagattttatggtttttgtGTCGATTTGTTAGAAATTATTGCTAAACAAGTTGGATTTGATTACATCTTGGATTTAGTACCGGACAATAAGTACGGTGCTCAGGATCCAGTAACATTAGAATGGAATGGTATAGTGGAACAACTCATAAAGCACGTATGTTTTTATCacgttacttatattattatcattttatataaatacgttatactttttttcataaAGCTATGATTAGGTACATCAAAGTAGTgtcatagtatattttatagacaatttatatatattcacatttatcttatgaactatttataatacaattattttttaacaagataatattattattatatttatataatattataatatcgtagttTATCTGTTGGTTATTTATAGAACTATAAATCGATAACTCGATATCATGAAATGTTACCTTTCCTCGGgcgtattatgtaaatacattgGTTTAATCTAACTCTTTATAGTTTTCAagcctaaaaattaatttatgatgaactatatataaaacatcAGTTAACCGATGGTgaatgcaaaaataattttttagtatatcgATATTctctaatgtacctatatatttttaatttaattagatattacattaatatttttgtttttcttagaAAGCAGACTTAGCTGTTGGATCAATGACTATTAACTACGTCAGAGAAAGTGTAATTGACTTCACTAAGCCGTTTATGAACTTGGGAATCAGCATATTATATAAggttatcaaattatattcttCACCACTAGAGCCGGATATAGAGGGGGGCGAACTGGAGCACTTGCCCCGAAAGACTTAGTCGGGGGCGAAAAAATAACAGTGGCATAATAGAGAGGGGCTGAATTATGAGAAGgcgctaattttatattttaccccgagtaaaaaaaatattccagaTCCGTCCCTGTTTACAACTGTacattgtgtattttaataaaaataaaaaatataatgtaaaattaatgtcattataaatctatcaaaaaaataatataatagtaaatttgatgtttatttataaaatctgtCAAATTTTAAGATAATGATTAGTCATTACAACTTCACTTAATGCCCTTGAATGATACTGTCAgagtactttataaatattttatttaaataaatgataattaaaagtttataaaaaggTTTAACCCAtcggaattttaaatatttttatttaactcatactaaataataataatactttataaacaataactaattaaatattatattcaagaaagtttccaattattttaattataaattaatatataggctttgtaaagtttaaactataaatgtattatgttgatTAAAACTATCccctagtaaattataattgtaaaatcttttatgtaaattgttaaagttttgtttttaaaaataaacagttccAAAACACCAGATTCGTAActcttaatcaaaaaaaaaaaaaaatttttaaatcgttaaacaaatttttatttggtaAAACGCAGTACCAACTTGCAattgtttctaaaaataaattatttaatatttatggataaaatatacaattaatttaaatgttgattggtattttataaatattgttcttCTGTTCATAAGTCACAAAATTTTCATATTCTATAGGTTCCCAGCAATCAACCGGctcaatttttttcattcatgAACCCTCTAGCACTAGAGGTGTGGATTTACTGGCTATTAGCATACGTGGTCGTATCTGTTACACTGTACATTGTAGCCAAGTTTTCACCGTACGAATGGGAGGACCAAAATTCCGGAAAATTATTCAGCAGTCCCATTCTAGAAGCCAATATGTCACAACTCAACAGGTTCACTTTATCGAATAGTTTCTGGTTCACCATTGGATCACTCATGCAACAAGGTTCAGACATAAGTCCAAAGGTTAGATTTATTTAACTAACTTAAAGTATTTgtgtttaacttttttttaatgctgTTAATTTTTTGTCTTATACATAAACATGAGGTGGCTAATGATTTTTCATTGAAAGGggatagaataattaattacaatgttTGTAGTGGAACCGTAGACTCCGGTCCTTTTCGTAATGACAattcaatatacattaaatataaatgttataaattgatCTGACTTACTTTGCctcatatttatgtaaatatgaactataatttataaaatttacttgattttttttaataaattacattaaccATTAATTGGGATTAATGAAAatttgtatatacgtataaatagccaacattgttacaatatttttctaaaaattacgttaaataaataaaaatcataaatcgcattaatatattttcctctttattacattaaaatctcAGGAGTCGATGTAGACACCCtagtatgataaataatatcttaaataaataattggtaaatatcggaaaatattaaatgactAAATGTCTAAATGTATATAAAGCATCATTCATAAATTTGGGAAatgtatgattaatttaattttaccgatcctattttaaatttagaaatatcgGTTTTTAATTGCTCTATGAAATCAAAATGTAACAAACTAACAAGTTTTTCAAATAGTCGATatgcttgtacaataaataaaaatataaaaaaatacaacgcttcaaaattagttataaaaattatttatcaattatcacaaaatatatattatttgccaCTTACCTACATTAAGtgcgtgaaaaataaaaacactcaaatatcAAAAGCACTAGTTATTTTGGATTAAATCTCTTATACATTTTCCCCTCTCTCTCTGCGTGATTACCGATGTGAACACATTAtgctaaaatttaaatctactctaatattacatttgtaatactgtaaaataaatcgtgtataaaatgtaatcaatacgtcataatagaaaaaattgttaCAATCATAAGTACAGTACAATTTTACAAATGGgtattgattttcaaataagtaaatataattaatcttataaatattgCAAACAAAACGTTTAGGCGATTTCCACAAAAATAATTGGATGTGTTTGGTGGTCCTTCACATTGATTATTGTATCTTCATATACGGCAAATTTAGCAGCTTTTTTGACAGTGGATAGAATGGTCAGCCCGATTGAAAATGCTGAAGATCTTGCTGCACAAACAAATATTGCATATGGTACACTAGACAGTGGTActacaatgacattttttagggTAATGTTAtatctattgttttatttagtagcctctatatttaataatattttataatttatttatattactagtaGTAATTTATTCTTCTATTAGTAATACGATAAGTTGAactaaattttgtcaaaaatattaaataataatattttattgttattaacttacaAGTTAATACTTGGTGTATTATTCCATTACTGAAAATTGTatggttatttttaaagtattgttAACTTACTGTATTTACCATagcattttatgatataataagtaaaaatatatatttaaatacctcaCATATTCATAAAGTATATGGACTCTTTGGTTTATTCATTATCCTAGTTTTAaaagataaacaattttttttttttaggactcCATGATTGAAACTTATAAGAAAATGTGGGCGTACATGCAGAAAAAGAAACCGTCAGTGTTTGTGACGTCGTACGATGAAGGTATTGAAAGGGTTCTGCAAGGTAACTTTGCATTTCTAATGGAATCGACAATGCTCGATTACGCGGTGCAGAGAAATTGTAATTTGACCCAAATAAATGGTCTATTAGACTCCAAAGGATATGGAATAGCCACGCCTATGGGTTGGTATTAACCACATGTgcttatgtataaatttaacctCAAGACGtgtgtaaatttattatcaggCTCGCCATGGAAAGACCAAATATCGTTGTCAATTCTCGATTTGCAAGAAAAGGGCGAGATACAAATGCTGTACAACAAATGGTGGAAACCGCCCAATGACATGTGCGTACCAGAAGAGTCTGGAACCGGGACTAAAACAAATACTCTGGacttcaaaaatatatgtaaatacaatattatattatggtatatattttatataatacctaaatttataaatgtgtcTGTGCATTTATTTAGGTGGAGTGTTCGCAGTACTTCTAGTGGGACTTATTATATCGATTATGGTATCAATATTTGAGTTCTACCACTACAGaaagaaaattaaacaaatcgAACAGGTAACTGATGTTTATTTAAGTTTTCTAACCTGAATTACTGAGCCGATTATTTTACCCGTTTTATTTAAAGTTCTCGAAAGcctatacttactataataaacatgagattacctataaatattctTCGGATTTACGGAAATTAAGGTTCATAGATTTGAACCAAACTTATCATGTgggtacacaatacacatacagTATTCAACGAGACTGATCTTtatattccaaaatattatacgatttgtataattattatgaaaactataaagctatattataagatataaccaATACtatgtaatagttattagtaCATTAATCTCATTATGATTTCATTGAAATACGTATCATTAGTTCTGATAAACCGTTCATATTGTTCATCTGCAATGCTATGAATATGTGAATTGTTATTCATTATAGTATGTTAtagttaagttttaaataattaaaaataaaatgaatcaaggatagtattttaaaatttaaagaataatttttgaataaatattaaataaacaaaatttcatgcatatttttaaacttttttgcaattttttgatTCATATTCTTCACGTCAAAGAAAACTtgtgaacaattttaaatgtatttacaaaatatagtttttattcatAAAGTCACGTCTCACGTAAAGATTCTATGATACTATAATACTTACTATTTCTTTAAGAGAAAATTATGAATTACTGCAAATACtcgtaaaaaaagttattttgttatatatatgttaatatctattaaattaaataaaaattttgtttataatatataattatattatattatattgtgatactATAATCACTGCACTGAAATCATTAgtaataagattatattttctaaGTTTCCAATCAATACAAacgtttaatgatattttaacttagtatttaatatgtatgcataaataatacgtaaattataaaattaacttttaaaaattgctTTAATTAGTCATTACTTAAGATTGCTTGAGAATTGGttacgttttatatttaaagtaataatgattataatatgaagcACTAACTTGTATTGAATATGAAAGACTATTAGTGTAATGATTACTGAAGTCTATATaagatttttgtattatacaagtTCCAAgacttgaaatattttcatttgcttAATTGAAATGAATGATGACCCTGTATTCCTATTCCAtagtatcaatacattttataaaaacataaaattcatttttgtattttagttagTGCATTTAATTTCCAGTGATTAAACCATTACACAAATTAACTCTTAGATGGCAtttcaaataaacataaattattcaaattattataacttcagaggaacacaaataatattatataccatattttcaTGAGACATTTAATAATGTGTACAattcacaataaatattattggtatattagtaattagtgAGATATtgtacagaaaaaaattaaaagtatgcaatcgtaaaaacataattaaaacaacatattaattatgttcaaGTTAAGTATAGTTATATGgccaaacaattaaattaaattataaagccGGCGCCTGGTGGAGCATTCTATATATGTGATTATTGTAACCATGTAGGGTAtgataaaacgtaaaaaagtgactaGTTCTTCATGAGCAGAGACATGGAATAAAATTGATGCGAGGGAGTCAAGAACATTGACTGCACCACTAGCCGCTAAGAAATATCTCCATAAGCAAGGCGAAAAACAAGCATAGAAATGACTAGGATATTAAACTTAGGAGTCTTCgtgtaaaatgtattagatattttatgatatacagttataattttaaatgtttgcatattattgatataaactaaatctaattttcaacgggacttatataatatactaaaaaagtgCTCAAATATCACAAAAAAGTCAAAATGTACACCAAACAATAAGTCATCATACGTATATTACCATTGTCATCAgttaacataaaacataaactattgacttatattttaacacacaaaattaattagtttatttatactgttaattttctttcaatattttcaatgtttcgtcaaaaaaatagaaatcatGCAACTTTATTTAGATTAACCATACAATTgcacattattataaaccacgtactatgatttataatacacataccaATTATACAAAGACATAACTTATGAGGCGCcttgtaataaattttcaagaaaataatttttaattggcattttaaaaaaaaaactaaaaaaaatgaaaacgtcTTATGcctttaaataactcaaaaataatcgaaatattttgaacattttatttaaataaaaaaaaataatataaacatttgcttaaaatttcaagtacctatctgcggttattcgtttttgagttacataaaaaaaataaaataaaatttgttaaaaattggatttgcgtAAAAGTTcccgtttttccttaattttttgtttgtttttcccaattataaaaataaatattgagtatttttaacttttatttggtCAACATGCAAACTAgatcctatttatatataaaaccaaccaccatttttgaaaatcgaaatattttatcaataattattatcgtgtactatacacaaaaaaagcacatcatgataaaattaatacattcatcattcAGCTCAGaatccaaaatattaagaacaataatcgaaaatactattttttttttttgtatcattagGATTTAAGGCTTCGACTGCTAAGGTCATTAAGCTAGGTATATGTTTTACaatggtttatattttacattttttttcactttattgATAAGATATCAgaggtaaaatgtataatgcttagatttttttatgagtttataaggagttgaaaaaattaaaaatagcatcTATGTTGACTTTATCAATCGCTTCCGCAATGTTGATGGAATAAGTTAGAATGTGTCATTCTTCATTGtacattaatcaaaaatattctagatgtaggtatatatttacaacttttaagcaaaaaaaaaggttaatgaAAACACCTGTCAttgtaatttaacaaataattttccaTGTCTGTACTATGAgtacttaattttaatcttattagttattacattaattctttaaaattgttCGACCTTGAAGAATTATGTTCAAAAACATtgcacaaattattatattattattacttattatatcaacgaaatattttacttaatagttTCTGTTACGTTAGGTgtctatgtataattatttataatcacaaCAATGAACTGCttgtaatataatgaatttcacaaaatgtatataaaaaaaaaaaaacttctagaacattaaaattgaatacattaaacatttttaatttccacAATCGTATACATTATCTATACcaactatacctacctactataaaatataaatattattttttaatccaatTGAAAtgatttgaatacaatttatgtgTTTTCAACAATTCACGactgaaaaataaacatatacgtgtatataaaatatttatttacacatagATATTCTATGGGCGTCCTATATAGAATACGCACAAAAACACTATTTaacgttgttatattataaattttaggtTTAAACTCGGGAAATTATTTAACTTcctgtgaatataataataataacaacaataacaatatagtcCATAAAGCTGTAGTAGTGGTGGTTGTATTCAGACTCGTCGTGATAACGCATCGTTAGATACCTATGTGTACTAGTAAAAAGCAGTTTGAAACGTTTTAAGTATTTTTGGAAATCACGAAGCATTAACGTGTAGACAGTTTTACGTTCGTGGCCCGATGAAAGAGAACTCTATATACTGTCCGCAGTGTTGTAGCCGTAGGTGAGTGCACACAAACATCGAGTCATATCAAAAAGTCAAGACGGAGCCATTTAAGTATAATGAGATTCTAATGTGCTCGTGTTTATCTAAATTATACCGAAAACGACGTAATGTCTGCAAAaggaatacattatatttaacataaatacatacatatatacgcaTACTACACTATACACGTTATAACACGAGCATCCGACCGACGTGGGTATACGTGTTCGACTTTAAaaggtaaaatttataaagCAAACAaccgtaatattttatttgtgaatcACTGGCGCGTGGTTCTCGACGGCGCAACAACGACTGTCGGAGAAACATCGTTAACAACCACGGCACTTGTCGTCCATCTGAAAGCTGCGTGTATTTATACCACGGACTtcgcgaatatattataatattagtcataTTCCTAGAGGGCTCAACCATTCGTATGAAACCACAAGCCCGCGAAAGTTCAGtggatttttgaatataatacgtTGGCTTGTGAGGACTGATGATATAAACCGAGTACGTTAAGTAGTTTTTCTTCCGAAGGCCTTTACACCGaccacatttaatattatgttccaacaacattttattgagtcctaatcattttgttttatatttcttatgatttttttttcttttacgcATTCAATACCGTTTACGTTCTTATCGCGTTGCCTTTgtcttatttattgttttatttgtttgctTCCAAAACAAAATAGCGAATAGGACCGCAGAGATCTACATGGAGAGACTTGGTCGACGAACTGTGGTTTGTTTTGAAATGTCAGGGCTCCAGACAGCGAACAGTGTTGATGCACAGATGCGAACAGTGCCATCCAAAAGTCAGAgtgagtttataatattactatacctattatagggTGATTCGTAAATATGAACAAAtcttattttcatataacaCATGTACCTGCATGGCTgcattgttcatattattattgtttgtaatattatgttatttagatGATAGAACGACGTTCTAGGCGAGACTTTATAGAAGCCAGCAGATTGTAAGGCGTATTAATAATgttagttataatatgtttgttgtaaacgatatttttgtcacgtaaatatattgtagtgttaacataaaaattaatattccatttttgtatttgttttcaataagaTTAAATAACCTAGTACTTattgacaattaataatattgttactgtAACATAACGTTTCATTttcttaaaaccattttttctctatactttattatagtacataaaattatattcaatccaaatatatcaaacttaaacaataatatgtatttattatgtttaaaaattataatatcaaatgttaTTGTAGAAATAAACGATTGAAAaccaactaaaataaattgtttagtgTTATACTCAATGGAGTTTGTTATTAAAACGTTAACAAAATATCCATttactttctttttttaaatgaatgtatCGATGTatgcctaatatattatatcataaaatgtattatatatttttacaaatataattttttttagttagcaAGGctgaaaataaacttaaaaataaaatactgtttgATCTTCTAAGcagtattttagatttttagctcTTGTAGTAGAACTAGacagtttaataatttgttttttaattttcagccaaacataaattggtttttatttcgatttgttgaataaaaatacttttagtgAAACTTCTTTGATATAATAACCTGATATAATCCCCTACCTACCACCCTTATTTGTGCGTCACAAAATTCCTCGTGAAATAgttaacaattcatattattaaatgattctGCGTAAAAtcttgtaatattttagtagCCTACCAAAAAGCGTGATGAACAACGGCAACGTCGTTAAAGCGATTGCAAGAATAACGCTATAGACCATAgtacaatactacaatacaAAAATTTGTGAGccatagttaattttaatatgtattcattgaaataatttccgcgatatacataaaaaaaatatacagttcGTCGTTGGTATTCATGACACAGGAAGTGAACACCGAACTCAAATAGCGTTTAATATATCATTTGAGTTTTTCTGCaccgaaataatttaaaaatctatccctaaaaactaattttttaaatttttacctttaaaataacaaatataatttaaaaaaattaatattatcccAAATTTTTGCAAATTTTATACACGAAATTAAATGTTACAAGGTTTATGATTTGTGATTCATTTTACAGTTAGAAAAGTTAATTTAAGAAATCGTTTTCTAAAACATAAGTTTACATCGTAGAGATTTATCGAATAAAATACAGTAGTGGGAtgacaataaacaataacatttatacacaataaaatattcaaacagcaaaaaataaaaaaaacatacatatatatatatatataacaccattattgtactataatattataataatacattcgtTTGTTTATTTGGCTCAACACATCGAAAAGAGGTCTCGTCTCGCCACTCGCCAGTCCATTGTGTATTCAGACGAATTGACGAAACGCTTTCCGCCAATATTTTACGTGTGGATGACTGAATCGcacgtatatgatatataatattatattttagttttgcgTACAATAAACTTTATGATTTTCTAAAAGTTCGTTTTTATACATCACTGAAAACTTGGTAGCCAAACGCGTTCTTTCAAATACAATTTGGGATTTCAATTTTCacgattaagtataaaaatcccTCGCTCCtcaacacaaataaataatagtatacgttCTCATTGTTGAAGAAAAATAAAGTAGGTGCAAATGTAACTTTAGTGTAGTTTAAGTATGTGTTTAGAAAACTaatatgtgtatagtgtatacaatatgcattatatatacacatatccAGTCTAA includes:
- the LOC132918055 gene encoding glutamate receptor ionotropic, kainate 2-like isoform X2, whose amino-acid sequence is MKMRHWSSLILEVLICWSLVRTLRSNKIKIVDQINRDAHLLPHTQVSYDIQYVPYDDSFYTIKTACNQLDLGIAALFGPSNSYLASHLQSMCDTLDLPHIEARLDLEMDPKRLSINLYPKQSLLNQAYNDVISFLNWTKMAIIYEHDYDLFRMKDFMKTVPDRKTVEVYLRHATPETYRSVLNEIKNMEIYNMLVDTKSEHVDHFLRGILQLQMNDYKFHYLFTSFDMEMFDLEDFKYNFVNLTTFRMVDIEDVGVREVLKHMEQYSTEKNQSINKFMLTQCEPALMYDSVQVLAVGLGALQQHNILDYPNISCKDEVPWSNGSSLINYINSVEIKGLTGPIQFKNGQRTDFKLDLMKLKQHALAKVGEWTPGLGVNITDMSAFHDTAPYNITLVVVTIVEFPYVMMHLEKNYTGNARFYGFCVDLLEIIAKQVGFDYILDLVPDNKYGAQDPVTLEWNGIVEQLIKHKADLAVGSMTINYVRESVIDFTKPFMNLGISILYKVPSNQPAQFFSFMNPLALEVWIYWLLAYVVVSVTLYIVAKFSPYEWEDQNSGKLFSSPILEANMSQLNRFTLSNSFWFTIGSLMQQGSDISPKAISTKIIGCVWWSFTLIIVSSYTANLAAFLTVDRMVSPIENAEDLAAQTNIAYGTLDSGTTMTFFRDSMIETYKKMWAYMQKKKPSVFVTSYDEGIERVLQGNFAFLMESTMLDYAVQRNCNLTQINGLLDSKGYGIATPMGSPWKDQISLSILDLQEKGEIQMLYNKWWKPPNDMCVPEESGTGTKTNTLDFKNICGVFAVLLVGLIISIMVSIFEFYHYRKKIKQIEQRIGPQRSTWRDLVDELWFVLKCQGSRQRTVLMHRCEQCHPKVRMIERRSRRDFIEASRL
- the LOC132918055 gene encoding glutamate receptor ionotropic, kainate 2-like isoform X1, producing the protein MKMRHWSSLILEVLICWSLVRTLRSNKIKIGALFTHDQINSSLEIAFKFAVDQINRDAHLLPHTQVSYDIQYVPYDDSFYTIKTACNQLDLGIAALFGPSNSYLASHLQSMCDTLDLPHIEARLDLEMDPKRLSINLYPKQSLLNQAYNDVISFLNWTKMAIIYEHDYDLFRMKDFMKTVPDRKTVEVYLRHATPETYRSVLNEIKNMEIYNMLVDTKSEHVDHFLRGILQLQMNDYKFHYLFTSFDMEMFDLEDFKYNFVNLTTFRMVDIEDVGVREVLKHMEQYSTEKNQSINKFMLTQCEPALMYDSVQVLAVGLGALQQHNILDYPNISCKDEVPWSNGSSLINYINSVEIKGLTGPIQFKNGQRTDFKLDLMKLKQHALAKVGEWTPGLGVNITDMSAFHDTAPYNITLVVVTIVEFPYVMMHLEKNYTGNARFYGFCVDLLEIIAKQVGFDYILDLVPDNKYGAQDPVTLEWNGIVEQLIKHKADLAVGSMTINYVRESVIDFTKPFMNLGISILYKVPSNQPAQFFSFMNPLALEVWIYWLLAYVVVSVTLYIVAKFSPYEWEDQNSGKLFSSPILEANMSQLNRFTLSNSFWFTIGSLMQQGSDISPKAISTKIIGCVWWSFTLIIVSSYTANLAAFLTVDRMVSPIENAEDLAAQTNIAYGTLDSGTTMTFFRDSMIETYKKMWAYMQKKKPSVFVTSYDEGIERVLQGNFAFLMESTMLDYAVQRNCNLTQINGLLDSKGYGIATPMGSPWKDQISLSILDLQEKGEIQMLYNKWWKPPNDMCVPEESGTGTKTNTLDFKNICGVFAVLLVGLIISIMVSIFEFYHYRKKIKQIEQRIGPQRSTWRDLVDELWFVLKCQGSRQRTVLMHRCEQCHPKVRMIERRSRRDFIEASRL